GATGATGGGAAGATACTTCGCCAGAATGGAGGAATCTCCAACAGACAAGATAGTGGTCAATAATCGAGTGATGAAACCATATTGGGGAGAAGGTTCTGCTCGTGCTCGAGATTGGAAAATGAAACGATATAATCAAGCAAAATTTGTGGAAGGTGTTGAAGGTCTGGTCGAATATGCCGGAAGATTAAGGGATAATCTGGAAGAAACTCTGGCAAAGATCAAATCTTCAATGTCAACTTGCGGTGTACAGAATATCAAAGAATTTCACGAAAAGGCAGAATTGGAACTGGTTTCTGCTCTTTCTATTCGTGAGGGAAAAGTGCATGATATTTTTCAGGGAACAGAAACGAACGAGAAACAGAATGAGGAAACCACGAATTGAATATCCAATATCCAACAAGAAATTTTCAATGGTGAAGGATACACACCTCCCGGCTAAAGCCGTACTCCTCTCAAGAGGAGAATCCATTAAGGAAGAGATTTTCTCTGTGTACTCCGTGCGCTCTGTTGTTATTGTTCGTTTTGTTAGTTTTGTTTGTTGCTAATAAATGGGAGTCAAACAATGAACTACAAAAATGCCGGAGTCGATATCGAAGCAGGAGATAATGCTTCCAAAATCGCTTATCAATACGCAAAATCAACTTTTTCAACTCGAAAAGGAAAAATCGGTGAACCTGTAATCGCTGAAGGTTCTTATGCCGGACTTATCGATATGGGAAATTTCTATCTGGTGCAGTGCGATGACGGAGTAGGAACGAAAATTGAGATTGCAGAGAAAATTGGAAAATTCGATACACTCGGATTTGATCTATTAGCTATGGTTGCTGATGATGCTATTTGCCTGGGAGCAGAAACAATTTCCATTTCCAATACGATCGATACGAATAAAGTGGATGCTTTTGTTATCGAAGATCTGATGAAAGGTCTTTCCAAAGCATGTATCGAGCAGAAAGTCATAATTCCCGGTGGTGAGATTGCCGAATTAGGAAAAAGTGTGAACGGAAATATCTGGAATGCAACGGCAATTGGAGTATTGGAAAAAGACAAAGTCATCGATGGTTCGGAAATTCAAGTTGGAGATAAAATAATCGCTCTTAAAGAGAATGGATTTCGCTCGAATGGATTTTCCCTGGTCAGGTACATTTTAGAAAATAATTATGGGAAGGAAGTTTATTCCCAAACATCTCCATTTGTAGAAAATTGGGGGAAGATTTTGTTGGAACCTTCGCAGATTTATTCTTCTGAACTTCTAAAAATTTTAGGAAGATTCGGAGATTCGAGAAAAGTAAATATCAAAGGAATTTCTCACATAACAGGTGGAGGAATTGCCGGTAATTTTCGACGCATCTTGAAAGATAAAAAACTTGGAGCGAATTTCTACGACCTTTTTGAACCGGCAGAAATGGTTAAGGAAATCCAGAAAATCGGAAAAGTAACGGAAACAGAAGCATACAAAACCTGGAATATGGGAAATGGGATGATGTTGGTTGTCTCTCCTGAAAATACTGAGAAAGTTTTGGAAATTCTAAATATCGAAGCGAAGATTGCTGGAGAAATTACAAATTCCGGAATTATCGAAATTCAAACGAAAGGTTTTATTCCAACAACTTTGAAATATGAATAGAATGAGATTGAACTCGACTTCAAAGCGAAGCGTGGAGTTGAGAACAATCGAGAAAGGTGAAAAATAAATAACGAAGAACATACCTTCCGGCTAAAGCCGGACTACTCTTCCGTCTTCGTTTTACTTCGTCGAGACAAGCATGAGGAGATTTCTTCGCGTTCTTTGCGTCTTTGCGGTGAAATCTTTGTTAGTTTTTGTTCGCTGTTAAAAAGGTAAATATGAAAAATCAAATACAACTGGTTCTGAAAGATAACATCAAAGATGTTTTAGGTGAAAAAGTTGAGAGAAACGCAGTCAATTTCTTAAACCTCTATACCGGGAAAATCAAGACCGGAAAGATTTTCAATATCACTTATGATTTGAATCAGGAAGAACTTTCCCGTTTTGCAGATCTCGGTTTGAAAGATGAAATAATCCACGATGTTTACCTTAATTCCTTCTATCAAAATGACTTTTTCAAGTCCTTCATTCTCATCGCCAAACTGCCTGGAGTTACTGATGATGAAGGTGTTTCCGCTCAAAAAACTCTAAATGATATTTTAGGTCTGGATTTGGATGTGAACACCCAGCATATTTTCACGGAAGATATTTATTTGATTGAGAAAGAGCTTCCTGAAAATGATTTACAACGACTATCAGAAGAACTTTTAGGAAATAAACTTATTCACCATTTCGAGTTTGGAAAATTCACAGGCAAGGTTGATTATTTACCTGAAGTGAAGATTAAAGAGAATATCGAAACTGAAATCATCGATTTGAATGTGAGTGATGAAGAACTTCTAAAAATCTCGAAAGATAGATTACTTTCTTTGAATTTAGAAGAGATGAAAGCAATTCAAAAATATTTTGCAGACGAGAAAGTTATTAGAAATCGCAGGAAAAATGGTCTCTCGGAAAATCCAACTGATTGCGAATTGGAAGTGCTGGCGCAAACTTGGAGCGAACACTGCAAACATAAAGAATTTGCTGCTACAATTCATTATAAAAATCTGGAAACCGGAGAAGAAGAAACTATCGATTCGCTTTTCAAAACTTATATCAGAAAATCAACTGAAATCATTCGTGATAGATTGAAGAAAGCAGGCAACAACTGGCTTCTGAAGATTTTCACCGATAATGCCGGAGTTGTGAAAATAAATGATGAATCAGTTTTTGTCTGGAAAGTGGAAACGCACAATTCTCCTTCTGCTATCGACCCTTACGGCGGAGCAATAACCGGAATTTTAGGAAACAATCGTGATCCGTTAGGAACTGGAATCGGCGGTGGAAAATTGCTCTTCAATACAAATGTTCTCTGCTTCGGACCTCCGAATTATGATAAAAAACTTCTTCCTGGACAACTCCATCCCAAAAGGATATTCGAAGGAGTTAGACACGGTATAGAAGATGGTGGGAATAAATCCGGAATTCCAACTGTGAATGGTTCCATAATTTTTGATGACAGATATTCCGGCAAACCGCTGGTTTACTGCGGAACCGGCGGTGTGATGCCTTTCAAATTTGCAGGAGTAAATTCGTGGGAAAAACCGATCGAGGATGGTGATTTGATCATCATGGCTGGAGGAAGAGTCGGCAAAGACGGAATTCATGGTGCAACCTTCTCATCTGCTGAAATCGATGAACACTCTCCGCAATCCGCTGTTCAGATTGGAAGTCCCATCACCCAAAAACTGGTTTCTGATTTTATGCAGCCGGCAGTAGAAAGAGGTTTGATCAAATGTTCGACTGATAATGGTGCTGGAGGTTTATCTTCTTCTGTAGGAGAACTTGCCGAGATCAGCGGAGGTGCTCTGGTTAATCTCGAGAATGTTCCTTTGAAATATTCCAACCTGAAACCATGGGAAATTTTTGTATCCGAATCGCAGGAACGCATGACTTTTGTCGTGAAAAAGGAAAACAAGCAGGAACTTTTCAATCTGGCAAAAGAGCGGGAAGTGGAACTAACTGAAATCGGGAAATTTACTTCCACCGGTTTCATAGATGTGCGTTATAATAACGAGAAAGTTGCTTTGTTGGGAATGGATTTCCTGCATAATGGAGTTCCCGGAAAATACCTGCAGGCAGAATGGAAAAAACCGCAACTTTCCAAACCTGAAATTCCAGAAAACCTCGATTACAACGAGATTTTATTAAAACTGATGGGAAGCCTGAACATCTGTTCCCGTGAAAATGTTATTCGGCAATATGACCATGAAGTTAAAGGAAAAACGATTATCAAATCTTTGATGGGAAAAGATGGGAAAACTCCGCAGGATGCTGCTGTGATGCGATTGAATTTTGATAGTTATGAAGGAATTGCCATTTCTAACGGAATCTGTCCGAAATATGGAGATATCGATGCTTATGAAATGAGTGCCGGAGCGTTTGATGAAGCAATTCGTCAAATCATTTCCATTGGCGGAAAACTGCCTGATATCAAAGATAATTCAAATCGTTTCTGGACTGTGAATGATAATTTCTGCGTTCCCGATTCTGCCTTTGATGCGGAAAATAATCCTGACGGCAAACAGAAACTGGCGAAACTCGTGCAGATGAACAAAGCACTTTTCGAGATGAGCACTTTCTTCAATATCCCGATGACTTCCGGCAAAGACAGTATGAAAAACGATTTCAAAGCCGGGAAAATTAAGATTTCTGTTCCACCCACGATTCTTTATTCGATGGTTGCGAAAATCGATGATGTTAGAAAAACAGTTACCAGCAACTTCAAGGCAGCTGGTGATCTGATCTACATTTTAGGAAAAACTTACAACGAACTCGGTGCTTCGGAGTTTTATAAATTTTATGATGAACTCGGAGCGAATGTTCCCAAAGTCAGGAAAGAGAATGCAAAAAAATTGTATAAAAAAGTAATGATTGCTAACGAGCAGAATCTAATCGAATCATGTCATGACCTTTCCGATGGAGGATTAGCGGTTGCAGTTTGCGAAAGTGCGATTGGAACTGATTTTGGTGCAGAATTGGATTTAACTGATTTTGGAGATTTGAGTTTAAATGCGATACTTTTTTCTGAATCTCATTCGCGGTTTGTGGTGAGTATCAAACCTGGAAATAAAAAATTATTTGAGAAAATATTTGGTGAGGATTGTAAATTCATTGGAAAAGTGAATTTTGATAAAGTGATGGAAATAATTAAAAATAACGATAAAGTTGTTGATTTGGAGATTGAAGAATTGGAACAGGCTTGGGATAAAAGATTGGAATAGAACACTGATTGGACTCGACTTCAAAGCGGAGCGTGGAGTTGAGAACAATCCAAAGAATATCCAATATCGAACAAGGAATTTCCAATGAAGAATAAACACACCTCCCGGCTGAAGCCGTACTCCTCTTCCGTCTCCACTTCCTTACGCCGGGACAAGCAAGAGGAGATTTTTCCATATCTGGTTTGTTGTGAAAAGTCGGTGTTTGTCA
The Candidatus Cloacimonadota bacterium DNA segment above includes these coding regions:
- the purM gene encoding phosphoribosylformylglycinamidine cyclo-ligase, with amino-acid sequence MNYKNAGVDIEAGDNASKIAYQYAKSTFSTRKGKIGEPVIAEGSYAGLIDMGNFYLVQCDDGVGTKIEIAEKIGKFDTLGFDLLAMVADDAICLGAETISISNTIDTNKVDAFVIEDLMKGLSKACIEQKVIIPGGEIAELGKSVNGNIWNATAIGVLEKDKVIDGSEIQVGDKIIALKENGFRSNGFSLVRYILENNYGKEVYSQTSPFVENWGKILLEPSQIYSSELLKILGRFGDSRKVNIKGISHITGGGIAGNFRRILKDKKLGANFYDLFEPAEMVKEIQKIGKVTETEAYKTWNMGNGMMLVVSPENTEKVLEILNIEAKIAGEITNSGIIEIQTKGFIPTTLKYE
- a CDS encoding phosphoribosylformylglycinamidine synthase translates to MKNQIQLVLKDNIKDVLGEKVERNAVNFLNLYTGKIKTGKIFNITYDLNQEELSRFADLGLKDEIIHDVYLNSFYQNDFFKSFILIAKLPGVTDDEGVSAQKTLNDILGLDLDVNTQHIFTEDIYLIEKELPENDLQRLSEELLGNKLIHHFEFGKFTGKVDYLPEVKIKENIETEIIDLNVSDEELLKISKDRLLSLNLEEMKAIQKYFADEKVIRNRRKNGLSENPTDCELEVLAQTWSEHCKHKEFAATIHYKNLETGEEETIDSLFKTYIRKSTEIIRDRLKKAGNNWLLKIFTDNAGVVKINDESVFVWKVETHNSPSAIDPYGGAITGILGNNRDPLGTGIGGGKLLFNTNVLCFGPPNYDKKLLPGQLHPKRIFEGVRHGIEDGGNKSGIPTVNGSIIFDDRYSGKPLVYCGTGGVMPFKFAGVNSWEKPIEDGDLIIMAGGRVGKDGIHGATFSSAEIDEHSPQSAVQIGSPITQKLVSDFMQPAVERGLIKCSTDNGAGGLSSSVGELAEISGGALVNLENVPLKYSNLKPWEIFVSESQERMTFVVKKENKQELFNLAKEREVELTEIGKFTSTGFIDVRYNNEKVALLGMDFLHNGVPGKYLQAEWKKPQLSKPEIPENLDYNEILLKLMGSLNICSRENVIRQYDHEVKGKTIIKSLMGKDGKTPQDAAVMRLNFDSYEGIAISNGICPKYGDIDAYEMSAGAFDEAIRQIISIGGKLPDIKDNSNRFWTVNDNFCVPDSAFDAENNPDGKQKLAKLVQMNKALFEMSTFFNIPMTSGKDSMKNDFKAGKIKISVPPTILYSMVAKIDDVRKTVTSNFKAAGDLIYILGKTYNELGASEFYKFYDELGANVPKVRKENAKKLYKKVMIANEQNLIESCHDLSDGGLAVAVCESAIGTDFGAELDLTDFGDLSLNAILFSESHSRFVVSIKPGNKKLFEKIFGEDCKFIGKVNFDKVMEIIKNNDKVVDLEIEELEQAWDKRLE